In Chitinispirillales bacterium ANBcel5, the DNA window TTTATTGTAAATTGATCGTCTTTACCGAAAATCATCCTTATCTTTTTGTGTACTTCTTCGATTTGAACCTCAATATTTTTTACCATTTCCATCAAATTCAGTAATATATCACTTTTTCTTATTTCTGCAGGTGCTCTTAGTTGCTCAAGCATACTTTCTGCTACATGTGCATATTCTGATAACATATCGAAACCATAAGTTCCCCCATTTCCCTTAATGGTATGTAAGTTTCTGTACAGTTTATTTATATCCTCATCAGTGATCACATAAGGTATTGCAGAAGGATAGTCTTTTCTTTCTTTAATAGAAGAATTTAAATGCTTTTGTATCATTTCCTTACTTTTTTCCAGACGTGTAGTAGTATCTTCCATGAATTCAGCTATTTCATCAGGAGAGGTATTGGTTATGCTTAATATCATCTTAACCTCGTTTTCGTGTGCTGCCCTCTCTTTTTTCATCTGTATTTCTCTAAGATGTTTTTCTGTCTCGTCCATTGCAAGTATCATGATTTTGCTAAGTTTACCTTCTTTATCATATATTTTTTGATAAGAAATTGATACATATTCCTGCTCAGATTGTTCAGATGCAACCAGCTCAAGTTCATGTACCGGAGCAAGGCGCACTAATTTTTTCCACTTATTTACATTGTGGCGTTTTTTTACAAGAGCAAGCCATTTTTTAAATGAATCATTCTCTTTACTATCAAGTCGCAACAACTCATTTACACTATGAGATGATATATCCTCAACCTTTAAAATTTCATTCGCTCTTGCTGAATATTCCTTGTTAACCGTGCCGTCCAAATTGATTGTAAAAAGCCCCTGATCGATATTGTTAAGAATGTCATTAACCTGTTGCATTTTCTCATCTATTAAATCCTGCAGGTGATCAGTATATTTTTTAATGGTAGATCGCATTATTTCAAAATGTCTTGCTAAGTTTCCGATTTCATCATTACTTTCTGAAACTATAGAATGATCATATTCTCCGTTAGAGATAATTCTGGTTGATTCTACAAGTGAATCAATTGGACGGGTTATCTGGGATGCCAGATGCTTTGTTGTTATAAATCCAGCAGCAAGTGATAATAAACACAATGCGATAAGGAATAATATTATTCTGATTCGTGATCTGTTTCCTTCAGCTACTGCTGATTCTATTGAGGCCCGTATACTTTCTGTGGAAAATCCGTATCTTATATATCCAAGTACTTCCCCATGTGATTCTACAGGTGCTGCGAATTCGATAATTTCCATATTTTCATGCAAAAACTCCCTGTCAGACGCTTCATTCAATCCCGATACCCACACTGACATGCTGTCTTCCATGGGATCCCTTGATTGTGGAAATCCCTCTGGATTTTCGCAGCTGGCATACACCCAGGGAACTCTTGAATTATCCATATATATTCCATATTGTATATCTTCATCCTGTAACACCGTTGATGAAACCAGTGCTTGTATAGCCATAAACGCGTTATCTTCTGCCATACCGGTTAAGGCTATACTGTTGTTATTTACTAATATTCTTCCTTTAGCGAAAAGTGAATTTCTGATTGATGTAGTAGTATTTTCTATTTCCGTATTCATATGAATCATATTAAGAATAGTGACCACAGAGAGGGTTACAACAAAAATCATGGTAATTAAAACCATAAAATTAATGATAAGTTTTCGCTTAATACTTACAAATTCAGCCATGTGTTCCTCATACTTCTGAATATATTTTCTCCAACATTCTCTATACTGAGAGCAAGAGTATTTATTATACCAGACCAGAGGGTGCATGTCAAAGCAAATAAGTCTTCTAAATCCTATTTTTTTGTTAATCTACTATTTAGTCTTTGTAATCTGTTGATATATATATATATATATATATATAAGATTAATTGTATATATGACCACACAGAGCACTCGAACTATTGATCACCATTTATAGTACCTTTGATTTGGATGTACTTAACTACATCAGTAATGATTGGACATACTCAGGATGAAAGTTATATTTTAAGTAATAAAGACTGTGAGAGAATTTGCATGCCTAAAACTGCGTTAATAATCAATCCCTATATTCACGATTTTAAATTATATGATGAATGGATGCATCCCATTGGCCTTTATCTGCTTAAAGCTTTGCTACAAGAATCGGGCTATGAGACTCTTTTTTTCAACTGCCTGGAGCGTGATTCAAAAAAAACAGGTAAGTACAACACCGCAAAGTTTCGGTTTAAAGAGATAAAAAAGCCAACTCTCTATAAAAACATTAACCGAAAATTTAAACGATACGGTGTTTCAGGTAGTAGTTTCTTCTACTTTTTATCTCAACAAAACGAGCCCGATTTAATTTTCATTGGCAGCATGATGACTTACTGGCTCTCTGGAGTTAGTGAAACAATCCAAATTGTAAGAAAAGTATTTCCACACTCAAAGATTATTGTGGGAGGCATTGGAGCGAGGCTTTTTTCCTCCCATTTAGAACTCAAACACCCTGATTGTATGATTTTAAAAGACATTGGCGAGTTATACAGTAGTATTCATTTGAAGAAGGGTATTGAAATTAATAAGCTTTCATTAATCTCTGGGTTTTCGTGTTTAAAGAATGCATTTCACGCTCCCATTCTTACAACTCTCGGCTGCCCTTTTTCGTGCAGCTACTGTGCATCTTCTTTACTGCAACCTAACTTTTGGAAAAGAAGTTCAAATCTGGTTATTCATGAAATTGACTTTATGTCAAAACAGTTTGGAGTAGTAGATTTTGCCTTTTTTGATGATGCCCTTCTTGTGAAAGGATCTGATACTCTTTGTGCCATAAATAGGTATTGTAAAACTATATCCTCTCAATTTCGTTTTCATACACCCAATGGACTCCATATAAAATACATAGATCAGGAAAAATCTGACCTTATGTTTTCAATGGGCTTTAAAACAATTCGCCTGGGATATGAAACCGGAAGTACTAAGTATAGAAACCACACCGATTCAAAAGCTTCTAAACAGTCGATTACTGATAGGATTACTGTATTAAAGTCATCAGGGTTCAGGAAACAAAATATTGGTGTTTACATTATGGGTGGACTTGAAGGCCAGAATGCAGAAGAGTTGATCAGTGAATTGAACTTTGTTGCCTCACTTGGGGTAAAGGTTAAGCCGGTATTTCTTTCCCCGGTCCCTGGAACCAGAATCTTTGAGCACTATGCAAAATCATTCCCTCAGATCAGGATTAATCCTCTTTGGCATAATGATACCTTCTTTATCACACAACTACCAGGCTGGAGTAACGATATTATTGACAATATAAAAAAGACTGCAAATAAATTAAACCAATCCTAACAGGCTAATTTCTCGTAAAACGTAACTTGATATTCCAATTTAATTTGGGGGTTAATTTTCCACCTTGCCAACCTACATCAAGTACCTGCGAAAGCTGTAAACTACGCCAATCAAACTCATGTAATAAACTTACACCGATGTATTGGGTTAAAAGATCACCAAATCCAGAGACATTGGAGCTCTGGGAATTATCGCCCTCATCATTTTCATATATTGTTATATTATCTTCTATCCAGGAAGTAGGCCCAATCCAAAATCCTCTTCTTATCTTATACAGCGTTCTTAAATTTAAGTACACTCCGAAGTTATCCCGTTTACCATACGATTCAATAACATCCACCAAATCTTCTATATAATATGCAAATTCATTTGATTGTTGATGCCAATTATTAATATATATTCTCAGCTTTTCCTCAAAGCCGGTAGTATCGATAAAAAAGATAGCCTGTTTTAACCGTGTGGTGAAGTTACTTTGAAATCTCCAGTTTGATGTACCATCTTTACGGTAATTTGCTTCCATTCGGGCCATTACTCCGCCACCAAACATTTTGTTATTATAAATACGGGCCGTTAAACCAATATCAAAAAACAGATAGTTTCCTATAGCCGATTTTTCTTCTCCAAGAGGAGATCCCCCAACATAGAAAAAAGGACTCTCATAGGTACCAAATCCAAGAAACCCGTTGCCTATAGTTTTACCTATGTCAGTGGAATACAATCCCAGTCTATATGCCCCTGATTGGTAGCCGATATCAAAGCTCTTTCTATGAAGCTTTCTCATATCCGCTTTTCTTACCCGTTTATTGGCCTCCTCCACATGGAAGTATATCTGCTGTTTTGCAGTATTGCCAAAAGGATCAGTTGCTTTTAACAAGAATGTATGGAATCCTTCCCGATCGGTTGGAAGAGTGAAACTTCCGTTTTCCAAACTGTAGCTTTCTCCAAATGCATCATATACCTCGATAAGCAAGGGGTCATTATCTTCATCATAAACAACCGGCCGGTATTGGGCAAATTGGTTGAGATAATATCGATTGCTTGTAAGGCTGCTTAGAAACACGGGTGGACGATTCTCAATAACAGTTAGCTCTCTTATTACTTCATACTCTAAAGTGTCTATTCTAAAATGAAATATGATAGTATGAATTCCAGGATCAATGGGTCGTATTTTCAGCAATCCATCTCCAGTAGTATCGTTACTTCTATAATGTGTTTGTGCATCACCGGTAATATTCAACAATTCTACAGAATGATCATTTTCACTCCACCCCATCATCAGATCCGGCCATTTATAAACGTGTCCCTGAATGAGAGTATCTAAAGGTAACCTAAGGTCCAAATTAACCGTGCGGAATAGATCCTGAGGTGTTATAACCCCTAACTGTACCTCTTTTCTGGTTTCAGCTCCGAGCGGATCCCGTACAAAAAAATCAAAGGTGATAGTAGTATCTCTGTTAAAAAATGGAACATTCCATGTAATTTCCCCTGTGCTTTCATTAAGCTCCAGCTCATCGGGAGCATTCAATACTTTCACCTCTAATTCATTTAGAGTATGTTCGGCATCTGAAATTGATGGAGTATACTGAAATATCGTTCCTGAAATCACTGGTTCATTTACAGTAACATCCAAATGGGGAGCGGTGTTTTGGATAACACTCAGTGTACAAATAATGGATTTTGATTGCCCTCTGCTGTTTTCCACCGAAATTGTTATAGGATAGGAACCACTTTGTTGAGGAACACCACTTATTG includes these proteins:
- a CDS encoding ATP-binding protein; this encodes MNTEIENTTTSIRNSLFAKGRILVNNNSIALTGMAEDNAFMAIQALVSSTVLQDEDIQYGIYMDNSRVPWVYASCENPEGFPQSRDPMEDSMSVWVSGLNEASDREFLHENMEIIEFAAPVESHGEVLGYIRYGFSTESIRASIESAVAEGNRSRIRIILFLIALCLLSLAAGFITTKHLASQITRPIDSLVESTRIISNGEYDHSIVSESNDEIGNLARHFEIMRSTIKKYTDHLQDLIDEKMQQVNDILNNIDQGLFTINLDGTVNKEYSARANEILKVEDISSHSVNELLRLDSKENDSFKKWLALVKKRHNVNKWKKLVRLAPVHELELVASEQSEQEYVSISYQKIYDKEGKLSKIMILAMDETEKHLREIQMKKERAAHENEVKMILSITNTSPDEIAEFMEDTTTRLEKSKEMIQKHLNSSIKERKDYPSAIPYVITDEDINKLYRNLHTIKGNGGTYGFDMLSEYAHVAESMLEQLRAPAEIRKSDILLNLMEMVKNIEVQIEEVHKKIRMIFGKDDQFTIKVPVSRVDSINEICESISQEKVPKNVKALIYECERLSWKPLKELVRKYQKICQKTARKTHKNVEFTVKDERMIYSSDELNDIDDILIHLFRNCVDHGIENPEVREELGKGKGKIQLIYNVKKEIREITVSDDGKGIDTEKLVETCVQKGIVKNDDVKNYSENECLNLIFKPGVSTSEKISDISGRGMGMDIVYEKVKSLDGEITITSAIGKGTTFYIKIPKG
- a CDS encoding B12-binding domain-containing radical SAM protein; translated protein: MPKTALIINPYIHDFKLYDEWMHPIGLYLLKALLQESGYETLFFNCLERDSKKTGKYNTAKFRFKEIKKPTLYKNINRKFKRYGVSGSSFFYFLSQQNEPDLIFIGSMMTYWLSGVSETIQIVRKVFPHSKIIVGGIGARLFSSHLELKHPDCMILKDIGELYSSIHLKKGIEINKLSLISGFSCLKNAFHAPILTTLGCPFSCSYCASSLLQPNFWKRSSNLVIHEIDFMSKQFGVVDFAFFDDALLVKGSDTLCAINRYCKTISSQFRFHTPNGLHIKYIDQEKSDLMFSMGFKTIRLGYETGSTKYRNHTDSKASKQSITDRITVLKSSGFRKQNIGVYIMGGLEGQNAEELISELNFVASLGVKVKPVFLSPVPGTRIFEHYAKSFPQIRINPLWHNDTFFITQLPGWSNDIIDNIKKTANKLNQS
- a CDS encoding Ig domain-containing protein, with translation MDKRKKRVLNTFISYISCKLFNGWLSKTQIILCTLFVTAVFEVYGSGYLSHVGIIPFQEEPLASDFADRLAAQGQPIFYIRDINRGISQGDIIRFSDRAVLIDADVWQTMQSLGILSRLREIPLLTLKARARSQVWDSRAGQLRDGDEKKAYTLGRELLKIFEDYFGSTPSQRELVVRFEGTHMTLIAPRQLLNELSFVNVIPLRESDGELEIITKAPPQRNFLGQSFSWTIWAVDPAEPSGMLSYSVSSNLPEGLHWDRQNHTISGVPQQSGSYPITISVENSRGQSKSIICTLSVIQNTAPHLDVTVNEPVISGTIFQYTPSISDAEHTLNELEVKVLNAPDELELNESTGEITWNVPFFNRDTTITFDFFVRDPLGAETRKEVQLGVITPQDLFRTVNLDLRLPLDTLIQGHVYKWPDLMMGWSENDHSVELLNITGDAQTHYRSNDTTGDGLLKIRPIDPGIHTIIFHFRIDTLEYEVIRELTVIENRPPVFLSSLTSNRYYLNQFAQYRPVVYDEDNDPLLIEVYDAFGESYSLENGSFTLPTDREGFHTFLLKATDPFGNTAKQQIYFHVEEANKRVRKADMRKLHRKSFDIGYQSGAYRLGLYSTDIGKTIGNGFLGFGTYESPFFYVGGSPLGEEKSAIGNYLFFDIGLTARIYNNKMFGGGVMARMEANYRKDGTSNWRFQSNFTTRLKQAIFFIDTTGFEEKLRIYINNWHQQSNEFAYYIEDLVDVIESYGKRDNFGVYLNLRTLYKIRRGFWIGPTSWIEDNITIYENDEGDNSQSSNVSGFGDLLTQYIGVSLLHEFDWRSLQLSQVLDVGWQGGKLTPKLNWNIKLRFTRN